The following are encoded in a window of Arthrobacter sp. NicSoilB4 genomic DNA:
- a CDS encoding low temperature requirement protein A: MRSAPSGDRVTRLELFFDLVFVFALSQLSHHLLEYPSWVGAGETFVLLLAVYKVWVYTTWSATLLDTSRFEVQWMLLIVMLVTLFMNASIGSAFGAFGWLFAASYLLVQLGRGAWMLTVGLDRTTHDHFVRTLIWGCMSAPFWIAGVFFGPEPRLVFWGIAAAIDLGGHMMAHRLPGRKTEGSRVPLPGERIFERFGLFYLIALGETILSTGLAIAGNLENPLIFLTGTVGLAGSVAIWWCYFHGLEQDILEKLASVDDHFRPGILAGNTLVVLLAGLILVAVGDQFVISDPTARPDLATILLLFGGPALFLAGRGFFIRQVLGQRQTSDLAGIAALVVLANLSFVLPAFVAAMGAVLPLIGVAVADTVNRRRRTQQGAR, translated from the coding sequence ATGCGTTCCGCACCCTCCGGCGACCGGGTTACGCGCCTTGAGCTATTCTTCGATCTGGTCTTTGTCTTCGCACTATCGCAGCTGTCCCATCATTTGTTGGAGTATCCCTCATGGGTGGGGGCCGGTGAGACGTTTGTGCTGCTTCTAGCGGTCTATAAGGTGTGGGTGTACACGACCTGGTCGGCTACATTGCTGGACACTTCACGGTTTGAGGTGCAGTGGATGCTGCTGATCGTCATGCTTGTCACACTGTTCATGAACGCCTCGATCGGCTCAGCGTTTGGCGCCTTCGGCTGGCTCTTTGCTGCGAGCTATCTCCTGGTCCAGCTGGGCCGAGGTGCGTGGATGCTCACTGTCGGACTTGACCGGACCACCCACGACCATTTCGTGCGCACGCTGATCTGGGGGTGTATGAGCGCGCCGTTTTGGATTGCCGGCGTCTTCTTCGGTCCGGAGCCGCGTCTGGTGTTTTGGGGTATCGCTGCCGCGATCGATCTGGGCGGCCATATGATGGCGCACCGATTGCCGGGCCGGAAAACCGAAGGAAGCCGGGTCCCGCTCCCGGGAGAGAGAATCTTTGAGCGGTTCGGGCTGTTCTACCTGATCGCGCTCGGCGAGACGATCCTTTCAACCGGCTTGGCGATTGCGGGCAACCTGGAGAACCCCTTGATATTTCTGACCGGGACCGTGGGTTTGGCCGGAAGCGTCGCGATCTGGTGGTGCTACTTCCATGGACTCGAACAGGACATTCTGGAAAAGCTTGCTTCCGTCGATGATCACTTCCGGCCCGGCATTTTGGCGGGCAACACCTTGGTCGTGTTGCTGGCAGGCCTGATCCTGGTGGCGGTTGGTGACCAGTTCGTGATCAGCGATCCGACCGCCCGCCCCGATCTGGCCACCATTCTACTTCTTTTTGGTGGGCCGGCTCTCTTCCTTGCCGGCCGGGGCTTTTTTATTCGACAGGTACTGGGCCAACGCCAAACATCTGATCTCGCGGGCATCGCAGCCTTGGTGGTGCTGGCAAATTTGAGCTTTGTCCTCCCGGCATTCGTTGCCGCTATGGGGGCCGTTCTTCCCCTCATAGGCGTGGCAGTCGCCGACACCGTGAACCGCCGCCGCCGAACGCAACAGGGAGCCCGCTGA
- a CDS encoding Gfo/Idh/MocA family oxidoreductase, with protein MQNLNVGLIGGGFMGKAHSLAYAAMPMFFWPAPAMPVRKVIAEATDELAGEAARRFGFENSTSDWRSIIDDPDIHVVDIATPNHLHAEIAIAAAEAGKHIICEKPLARTGEESKAMYDAVKNTDLVHMVAFNYRRTPAVALAKKYIDEGAIGRVISFRGTYLQDWSADPNSPLSWRFQKSIAGSGALGDIGTHVIDMARYLVGEFSSVNSIMSTWIPERPLQSAGADKLGTVSGGEGPRGAVDVDDEVLTMVKFANGAIGSIEATRNAHGRNNFLTFEIHGSEGSIVFNYERRDELQVAFAGDQADRKGFRTVYTGPATPYGEGLWPIPALGIGYGETKIIEAYDFFKAIAEGGSVSPNFADGYQTALIDDAIIDSAETGAWVDVAKIDS; from the coding sequence ATGCAGAATCTCAATGTAGGCCTCATCGGGGGCGGTTTCATGGGCAAGGCCCACTCCCTCGCGTACGCCGCTATGCCGATGTTCTTTTGGCCGGCCCCCGCCATGCCGGTGCGAAAGGTGATCGCTGAAGCCACAGATGAGCTCGCCGGTGAGGCCGCTCGCCGCTTCGGCTTCGAAAATTCCACCTCCGACTGGCGGAGCATCATCGACGATCCGGACATCCATGTCGTCGATATCGCAACCCCGAATCATCTTCACGCCGAGATCGCTATTGCGGCTGCCGAGGCCGGCAAGCACATCATCTGCGAGAAGCCCCTGGCGCGGACCGGTGAGGAGTCGAAGGCAATGTACGACGCGGTGAAGAACACCGACCTCGTCCATATGGTTGCGTTCAATTACCGTCGCACGCCAGCAGTCGCGCTGGCCAAGAAATACATCGATGAAGGTGCGATCGGTCGGGTCATCAGCTTCCGCGGCACCTATCTTCAGGACTGGAGCGCAGACCCCAACTCTCCGCTCTCATGGCGCTTCCAGAAGTCGATCGCAGGATCCGGCGCCTTGGGCGACATCGGAACCCATGTGATCGACATGGCACGATACCTCGTCGGCGAATTCAGCTCGGTCAACTCCATCATGTCCACTTGGATTCCGGAACGGCCGCTGCAGTCCGCCGGTGCTGACAAACTCGGCACCGTCTCCGGGGGCGAAGGCCCACGCGGTGCAGTCGACGTCGACGACGAGGTCCTGACCATGGTCAAGTTCGCAAACGGCGCGATCGGATCCATCGAAGCCACACGTAACGCTCACGGTCGCAACAACTTCCTCACCTTCGAAATCCACGGATCCGAAGGCAGCATTGTCTTCAACTATGAGCGCCGCGACGAGCTCCAGGTCGCCTTTGCTGGCGATCAGGCCGACCGTAAGGGGTTCCGGACCGTCTACACAGGCCCCGCCACGCCCTATGGCGAAGGTCTGTGGCCCATCCCTGCCTTGGGTATTGGCTACGGCGAAACCAAGATCATCGAAGCCTACGACTTCTTCAAGGCGATCGCCGAAGGCGGCAGCGTCAGCCCGAACTTCGCCGACGGCTACCAGACGGCGCTGATCGATGACGCCATCATCGATTCCGCGGAAACCGGCGCCTGGGTGGATGTAGCCAAGATCGACTCCTAA
- a CDS encoding SDR family oxidoreductase → MTRIAIIGGHGKVARELSKVLTSDGQQVTAIFRNPEHASDVAATGATPVVLDVENATSAEIAEALSGHDAVVWSAGAGGGNPGRTYAVDRDAAIRSMDAAAQSGVGRYVMVSYLGAGPDHGVPRDNPFFHYAEAKAAADSYLRGTSLDWTILGPGALTDKPGSGLIDVHVSESWQAAETARANVALVAAAVLELPAAIGRTIGFRDGSQPIAAALEAVA, encoded by the coding sequence ATGACCCGAATCGCAATCATCGGCGGCCACGGAAAAGTGGCTAGGGAACTCTCCAAAGTCCTTACTTCGGACGGGCAGCAGGTCACCGCCATCTTCCGCAACCCCGAACACGCGTCCGACGTCGCGGCAACCGGCGCCACCCCAGTCGTCCTGGACGTGGAGAATGCGACGTCGGCGGAAATCGCGGAGGCACTCTCGGGTCACGATGCCGTCGTATGGTCGGCCGGTGCCGGCGGCGGAAACCCCGGGAGGACCTACGCCGTGGACCGTGACGCCGCGATCCGCTCGATGGACGCTGCTGCCCAGTCCGGCGTCGGCCGCTACGTCATGGTGTCCTATCTTGGAGCCGGACCGGACCATGGGGTGCCCCGGGATAACCCCTTCTTCCACTACGCGGAGGCCAAGGCCGCCGCTGACTCCTACCTGCGCGGCACCAGCCTGGACTGGACCATCCTCGGCCCCGGCGCGCTCACGGACAAGCCGGGCAGCGGTCTGATAGACGTCCATGTCAGCGAGTCCTGGCAGGCTGCCGAAACCGCCCGCGCCAACGTCGCCCTCGTCGCTGCGGCCGTCCTGGAGCTGCCCGCCGCAATCGGCCGGACTATCGGGTTCCGCGACGGCAGCCAGCCCATCGCTGCAGCCCTGGAGGCGGTGGCCTAG
- a CDS encoding EAL domain-containing protein translates to MLSLELGSALPILLPLLFGLEPWGGREVPARVSTLASILLLPVVLHAAWRLVRQQHRDRIEAFTTASLMDTVLSTTRGWLWAVGADGRFTFSSRASQELLGYEPSDLVGRPCSVIIDVADLKAARKSDAGAGEKGLLLSARHRGGRRLSVEVVGRRRFDREGRGAGFEGIARPLDISTAESPEAQEISDRLDHLLTTRTLITAFQPIRDLGSGEIVGAEALTRFVTSPFRSPDDWFDEADSIGRGPELEFLALETALLAAVELPTHLYIGLNLSPAACLDPRLRDVVRDSGLKPGRIVVELTERSAVADYARLAAALAPLRSAGLRIAIDDVGAGFSSMRHILRISPELIKLDRTIVAGIDNNPNQRALCAAMVSFSSQIGASLVAEGIETHAELATVAELGVNAGQGYLLGRPSVLPADWDHWGQRNRSSTSGNDESHDT, encoded by the coding sequence GTGTTGTCTCTTGAGTTGGGATCGGCGTTGCCAATACTCTTGCCTCTCCTGTTTGGTCTTGAGCCATGGGGTGGCCGCGAAGTCCCCGCCAGGGTGTCTACCCTCGCCTCGATCCTGCTCCTTCCGGTCGTCCTTCATGCCGCCTGGCGCCTTGTTCGGCAACAGCACCGTGATCGGATCGAGGCGTTCACTACCGCCAGCCTCATGGACACGGTCCTGAGCACGACCCGGGGATGGCTTTGGGCTGTAGGAGCAGACGGTCGGTTCACTTTCTCCAGCCGCGCAAGTCAGGAATTACTGGGCTATGAGCCCTCCGACCTGGTGGGACGCCCCTGCAGTGTCATCATCGACGTGGCCGACCTCAAGGCCGCACGGAAATCAGATGCAGGCGCGGGCGAGAAAGGGCTTTTGCTGTCCGCCCGCCACCGGGGTGGGCGGCGACTGAGCGTCGAGGTCGTCGGCCGGCGCCGATTCGACAGGGAAGGCCGCGGGGCAGGATTCGAGGGAATCGCGCGGCCGCTGGATATCTCCACAGCAGAGAGCCCGGAGGCTCAGGAAATCAGCGACCGCCTCGATCACTTGCTCACCACTCGGACACTGATCACGGCGTTTCAGCCGATCCGTGATTTGGGAAGCGGCGAGATTGTCGGCGCCGAAGCGCTCACTCGTTTCGTCACGTCTCCCTTCAGGTCTCCGGATGACTGGTTCGACGAGGCAGATTCAATTGGACGTGGCCCCGAACTCGAATTCCTGGCCCTGGAAACTGCGTTGCTTGCTGCGGTGGAGCTGCCGACCCATCTCTATATTGGTCTCAATCTCTCGCCGGCGGCCTGCCTTGATCCGAGGCTACGTGACGTCGTGAGGGATTCCGGTCTGAAACCCGGGCGAATCGTCGTGGAGCTGACTGAGCGCTCAGCAGTAGCTGACTACGCACGTCTTGCAGCGGCACTGGCCCCACTAAGAAGCGCGGGGCTGCGCATAGCTATCGACGACGTCGGCGCCGGGTTCTCGTCCATGCGCCACATCCTGAGGATCAGCCCAGAGCTGATCAAACTTGACCGGACAATTGTGGCGGGAATCGACAACAACCCCAACCAGAGAGCCCTGTGCGCGGCAATGGTCAGCTTCTCGTCACAAATTGGGGCAAGTCTTGTCGCCGAGGGAATCGAAACCCATGCAGAACTTGCCACGGTTGCCGAGCTGGGAGTGAACGCCGGCCAAGGCTACCTCTTGGGCCGCCCCTCCGTGCTTCCGGCGGACTGGGACCACTGGGGACAGCGGAACCGGTCGTCAACAAGTGGAAATGACGAAAGTCATGACACGTAA
- a CDS encoding sugar phosphate isomerase/epimerase — protein MQLGYHTITWGGVVGHPVGVTSIKDLFYQTNGSMETAVRDIAAAGYEGTEMFDGNLVEYADRPEELRGLLSESGVQLVSVYSGANFIFADVLPEELHRINRAAELAATFGAERLVVGGGARRVAGTTDEDYTLLARGLDQVTDIAESFGLTASYHPHLSTIVESPSELERLMDTTRIGFCPDTAHLAAGGGDPAAVIRKYPDRIRHVHLKDFRADPFQFLPLGEGDLDFPDIIRAVKESGYDSWLMVELDDYAGDPRAAAEISKKYLDKILADFGL, from the coding sequence ATGCAACTCGGCTATCACACAATCACCTGGGGTGGTGTCGTCGGCCATCCCGTCGGCGTCACCAGCATCAAGGACCTCTTCTACCAGACCAACGGTTCCATGGAAACGGCCGTTCGGGACATCGCGGCCGCCGGCTACGAGGGCACGGAGATGTTCGACGGCAATCTGGTGGAGTATGCGGACCGCCCTGAAGAGCTGCGCGGGCTGCTGTCGGAGTCGGGGGTCCAGCTCGTTTCGGTCTACTCCGGCGCCAACTTCATCTTCGCCGATGTCCTCCCGGAGGAATTGCACCGCATAAACCGCGCCGCCGAGCTCGCGGCCACGTTCGGCGCTGAGCGTCTGGTGGTGGGCGGCGGCGCCCGCCGCGTCGCCGGAACGACGGACGAGGACTACACACTTCTCGCCCGCGGCCTGGACCAAGTGACGGACATCGCCGAAAGTTTCGGTCTGACCGCCAGCTATCACCCGCATCTGTCCACCATCGTGGAAAGCCCGAGTGAGCTGGAACGTCTGATGGACACCACGCGCATTGGCTTCTGCCCGGACACGGCGCACCTGGCCGCGGGCGGAGGCGACCCCGCGGCAGTGATCCGCAAATACCCGGACCGGATCCGCCACGTCCACCTCAAGGACTTCCGCGCAGACCCGTTCCAGTTCCTGCCGCTTGGCGAGGGTGACCTTGATTTCCCGGACATCATCCGTGCCGTGAAGGAAAGCGGCTACGACAGCTGGCTGATGGTCGAGCTCGATGACTATGCCGGTGATCCTCGTGCCGCCGCGGAAATCAGCAAGAAATACCTCGACAAGATCCTCGCCGATTTCGGTCTCTAA
- a CDS encoding sugar phosphate isomerase/epimerase family protein has product MPRPYTLFTGQWADLPFEEVARLASGWGYDGLEIAVSGDHLDAWRWDEPGYVESKLAVLDKYNLKVWAISNHLKGQAVCDDPIDFRHKAIVGPRVWGDGDPEGVRQRAGEEMRHTARLAKALGVDTVVGFTGSSIWQYVAMFPPVPAAVIDAGYQDFADRWNPILDVFDECGVRFAHEVHPSEIAYDYWTTVRALEAIGHREAFGLNWDPSHFMWQGIDPVSFIWDFRDRIYHVDCKDTKLRPTGRNTVMGSHLPWGDPRRGWDFVSAGRGDVPWESSFRALTAIGYDGPISVEWEDAGMDRLHGAPEALAALKKFDFPPSNTSFDAAFSAKG; this is encoded by the coding sequence ATGCCCCGCCCATACACCCTGTTCACCGGCCAGTGGGCCGACCTCCCGTTCGAGGAGGTCGCGCGGCTTGCCTCCGGCTGGGGCTACGACGGCCTGGAAATCGCCGTCTCCGGCGACCACCTGGACGCCTGGCGCTGGGACGAACCCGGCTACGTCGAATCCAAACTCGCCGTGCTGGACAAGTACAACCTCAAGGTGTGGGCCATCTCCAACCACCTCAAGGGCCAGGCCGTCTGCGATGACCCCATCGACTTCCGTCACAAGGCCATCGTCGGGCCGCGGGTCTGGGGCGACGGTGACCCCGAAGGCGTCCGCCAGCGTGCCGGCGAGGAAATGCGGCACACCGCCCGGCTGGCCAAGGCCCTCGGCGTGGACACCGTGGTCGGGTTCACCGGCTCCTCCATCTGGCAGTACGTCGCGATGTTTCCCCCCGTCCCGGCCGCCGTGATCGACGCCGGATACCAGGACTTCGCGGACCGGTGGAACCCAATCCTGGACGTCTTCGATGAATGCGGGGTCCGGTTCGCCCACGAGGTCCACCCCTCCGAGATCGCCTACGACTACTGGACCACCGTCCGCGCCCTTGAAGCTATAGGACACCGTGAGGCCTTCGGACTGAACTGGGACCCGTCCCACTTCATGTGGCAGGGCATCGACCCGGTCTCCTTCATCTGGGATTTCAGGGACCGGATCTACCACGTCGACTGCAAGGACACCAAGCTCCGGCCCACCGGCCGGAACACCGTGATGGGCTCCCACCTGCCCTGGGGCGACCCGCGCCGCGGCTGGGACTTCGTCTCTGCCGGCCGCGGCGACGTGCCCTGGGAATCATCCTTCCGGGCCCTCACCGCGATCGGCTACGACGGCCCCATCTCCGTGGAATGGGAAGACGCCGGAATGGACCGTCTTCATGGAGCACCGGAGGCTCTCGCCGCCCTCAAAAAGTTCGACTTCCCGCCCTCGAACACCTCGTTCGACGCCGCTTTCAGCGCCAAGGGCTAA
- a CDS encoding ATP-dependent Clp protease ATP-binding subunit — MAAFFGPAESGHGSFEEFLARYLQGQRPPGPGHPMNITRLLSRRTHDVLARAAQFAAQHGHIHVDALHILRVMVEREPAADYIRHAGAEPAAIATAAEERLPEQATARAETTSALTPSAQRALLDAYQVARAFGSTYIDPEHVFFALVVNQEAPAGQVLAAAGVTPESLQSGPREQSARRGAAPDGAEPGLSQATAAGSVTPTLDTYGSDLTAHAREGSLDPVIGRSAEIEQTIEILARRTKNNPVLVGEAGVGKTAIIEGLAQAIVAGAVPEQLRGKRVIALDLPAMLAGTRYRGDFEERLTKAMDEVGSHAGEIILFIDELHTVVGAGGAGEGGMDAGNILKPRLARGELHLVGATTLNEYRKVEKDAALERRFQPVQVGEPSIEDAVQILDGLRGRYEEHHGVRYTDEAIRAAVDLSARYMTDRFLPDKAIDLIDQAGARLNIKLGSQTDVAILREQLATLEKSKNDAAATERYEEASRLRDEIEAVTGKLSAAISSAPEASEGAGAVVSEAEIAGIISRSTGIPASRLTEDDRERLAGLEEELHQRIVGQDDAVTLIAKAVRRSRTGMGDADRPVGSFLFLGPTGVGKTELAKALAGSLFGDENAMVRFDMSEFGERHTVSRLVGAPPGYVGYGEAGQLTERVRRNPYSVVLLDEVEKAHPDVFNLLLQVLDDGRLTDGQGRMVDFRNTVIIMTSNLGSEFLASKGGAMGFVSKADEGNGFGSEKALRDRVLGRLRETMRPEFLNRIDEIVLFRKLDQAQLRRIVRLMLNQTEARLQSQGITLEVSETAVDWIAERGYEPEYGARPMRRVIQRELDDRIADLFVASDLQSGGQVAVSVDGQSLVVEARHEAMPLAA, encoded by the coding sequence ATGGCTGCATTTTTTGGACCGGCAGAGTCCGGCCACGGCTCGTTCGAAGAATTCCTTGCCCGCTACCTGCAGGGCCAGCGCCCGCCCGGCCCCGGGCACCCGATGAACATCACCCGGCTGCTGAGCCGGCGGACCCATGACGTGCTCGCGCGTGCCGCACAGTTCGCCGCGCAGCACGGTCACATCCATGTGGACGCGCTGCACATCCTGCGTGTCATGGTCGAGAGGGAACCGGCCGCCGACTACATCCGCCACGCAGGCGCGGAACCTGCTGCCATCGCCACGGCCGCCGAGGAGCGTCTCCCGGAGCAGGCAACCGCCAGGGCGGAAACGACGTCGGCCCTGACGCCGTCGGCCCAGCGAGCCCTTCTCGACGCCTACCAGGTTGCCCGGGCATTCGGCTCAACCTACATCGATCCCGAGCACGTGTTCTTCGCGCTCGTCGTCAACCAGGAGGCCCCGGCCGGGCAGGTGCTCGCCGCGGCCGGGGTGACGCCGGAGTCCCTGCAGTCCGGTCCGCGCGAGCAGTCCGCTCGGCGTGGGGCCGCGCCGGACGGCGCGGAGCCCGGACTGTCGCAGGCAACTGCCGCCGGGTCTGTAACCCCGACCCTGGACACCTACGGCAGCGACCTAACGGCACATGCCCGCGAGGGCAGCCTGGACCCGGTGATTGGCCGGAGCGCCGAGATCGAGCAGACCATCGAGATCCTGGCCCGGCGCACCAAGAACAATCCCGTCCTAGTCGGGGAAGCCGGCGTGGGCAAGACCGCGATCATCGAAGGGCTGGCCCAGGCGATCGTCGCAGGCGCCGTGCCCGAACAGCTCCGCGGCAAGCGCGTCATTGCCCTGGATCTTCCGGCCATGTTGGCCGGAACGCGCTACCGCGGTGACTTCGAGGAGCGCCTGACCAAGGCCATGGACGAGGTCGGTTCACATGCCGGGGAAATCATCCTGTTCATCGACGAACTTCACACGGTCGTCGGAGCCGGCGGCGCGGGGGAAGGCGGTATGGACGCAGGTAACATCCTGAAGCCGCGTCTGGCCCGTGGTGAACTTCATCTCGTCGGCGCCACCACCCTGAACGAATACCGAAAGGTGGAGAAGGACGCGGCACTGGAACGCCGCTTCCAGCCCGTACAGGTCGGCGAGCCGAGCATCGAGGACGCCGTACAGATCCTCGACGGCCTGCGCGGACGGTACGAGGAACACCACGGCGTCCGCTACACCGACGAGGCGATCCGCGCCGCCGTCGACCTCTCCGCACGCTACATGACGGACCGTTTCCTGCCCGACAAGGCCATCGACCTCATCGACCAGGCCGGTGCGCGGCTGAACATCAAACTCGGCTCACAGACCGACGTGGCAATTCTTCGCGAGCAGCTCGCAACCCTGGAAAAGTCCAAGAACGACGCCGCTGCCACGGAACGCTATGAAGAGGCCTCGCGGCTGCGGGACGAGATCGAAGCAGTGACCGGGAAGCTCTCCGCCGCGATTTCCAGTGCACCTGAGGCATCTGAAGGCGCCGGGGCCGTCGTCAGCGAAGCGGAGATCGCAGGGATCATCTCCCGGTCCACCGGAATCCCAGCCAGCCGGCTCACAGAAGACGACCGGGAGCGCCTGGCCGGGCTCGAGGAGGAACTGCATCAGCGGATCGTCGGGCAGGACGACGCCGTGACGCTGATCGCGAAGGCGGTCCGGCGTAGCCGCACCGGCATGGGGGACGCGGACAGGCCTGTCGGCAGCTTCCTGTTCCTCGGTCCTACGGGTGTGGGCAAGACCGAACTCGCCAAGGCGCTGGCCGGGTCGTTGTTCGGGGATGAGAATGCAATGGTGCGCTTCGACATGAGCGAGTTCGGCGAACGGCACACCGTAAGCCGGCTGGTCGGAGCCCCTCCGGGCTATGTCGGCTACGGCGAAGCCGGGCAGTTGACCGAACGCGTCCGTCGTAACCCGTACTCCGTGGTGTTGCTCGACGAAGTGGAGAAGGCCCACCCGGATGTGTTCAACCTGCTGCTCCAGGTGCTCGACGACGGGCGGCTGACCGACGGACAGGGCCGCATGGTGGACTTCCGCAACACCGTGATCATCATGACGTCCAACCTCGGCTCGGAGTTCCTGGCCAGCAAGGGCGGCGCGATGGGCTTTGTATCCAAGGCTGACGAGGGCAACGGCTTCGGCTCAGAGAAGGCGCTGCGGGACCGGGTGCTGGGCCGGCTGCGGGAGACGATGCGGCCGGAGTTCCTCAACCGGATCGACGAGATCGTCCTGTTTCGCAAGCTGGACCAGGCGCAGCTGCGCCGGATCGTTCGGCTGATGCTGAACCAGACGGAAGCCCGCCTGCAGTCCCAGGGCATCACTCTCGAGGTCAGTGAAACGGCTGTCGACTGGATCGCCGAACGCGGCTACGAGCCCGAATACGGAGCCCGTCCGATGCGCCGCGTGATCCAGCGCGAGCTGGACGACCGGATCGCGGATCTGTTCGTGGCGTCGGACCTTCAGTCCGGCGGCCAGGTGGCCGTTTCGGTCGACGGGCAGTCGCTAGTCGTCGAGGCCCGCCATGAGGCGATGCCGCTGGCGGCGTAA
- a CDS encoding putative quinol monooxygenase: MTEAVPGAPATTAVHLIPVFEAKRGFEHELSRLLSELQAASRLDDGCLEYSVFNDAEAPGTFLLYEKWTSSTALDVHNEQQHVKDFLVAAKGVMARDLKVHRLDPLS, encoded by the coding sequence ATGACCGAAGCCGTACCCGGTGCGCCGGCCACCACCGCTGTCCATCTGATTCCGGTGTTCGAAGCCAAACGCGGCTTCGAACACGAGTTGTCCCGCCTCCTGTCTGAACTTCAAGCTGCCAGCCGCCTTGACGACGGCTGCTTGGAATACTCGGTCTTCAACGACGCGGAGGCGCCGGGCACGTTCCTGCTCTACGAAAAGTGGACGAGCAGTACGGCCTTGGATGTCCACAATGAGCAGCAGCACGTCAAAGACTTTCTCGTAGCCGCAAAAGGAGTCATGGCCCGGGACCTCAAAGTGCACCGTCTCGACCCTCTTTCGTAG
- a CDS encoding AraC family transcriptional regulator, with the protein MENISLDNDVAGGPDGSPLDQIRRYTVPAGLNPEEKFEHWRSWYGSAIDAPARLEKTEKLVRPGFNPTALSLDGPGFSLVDVTNEPASCYWNADTKPSDWLVYFRTSCEKFSFSGRSEAVSPGTVRFFDLSLPGNFYAPAGMSAVRVHFDRGLLGLDDRAVKRLQGLADIRENPIMRGLILPALSGWQRTVIAQETQRLQPVVRSMMTALVSSLLETTADPGDLRLARIAAIKKFMCKNFRNPALTVDEVVAYSFLSRRALYYLFEGERLQVSGHIRALRTIEALELLAEPTAWKHSLMDVAGASGFTSLQAMRRAVRELTGLSLSDPQEKPELLRIRVAELRKLTGL; encoded by the coding sequence ATGGAAAACATATCTCTCGACAACGATGTTGCCGGCGGTCCGGACGGATCACCGCTCGACCAGATCAGACGCTACACTGTTCCGGCCGGGCTGAACCCTGAAGAAAAATTCGAACATTGGCGTAGTTGGTACGGCAGCGCCATTGACGCTCCCGCTCGGTTGGAAAAAACCGAAAAGCTAGTGCGACCGGGTTTCAATCCAACTGCCCTGAGCCTCGATGGTCCCGGCTTCAGCCTTGTTGATGTCACGAACGAACCCGCCAGTTGCTACTGGAACGCGGATACGAAGCCCAGCGACTGGCTCGTGTATTTCAGGACCTCGTGTGAGAAGTTCAGCTTCTCGGGACGATCCGAGGCCGTCTCTCCCGGAACAGTCAGGTTTTTTGATCTTTCCTTGCCTGGCAACTTCTATGCGCCGGCCGGCATGAGCGCGGTGCGGGTCCATTTCGATCGAGGCCTGCTGGGCTTGGACGACAGAGCAGTAAAACGGCTGCAGGGATTGGCCGACATCAGGGAAAACCCCATCATGCGTGGGCTGATTCTTCCAGCCTTGTCTGGCTGGCAGCGAACCGTCATAGCGCAGGAGACGCAGCGTCTCCAACCGGTCGTCCGGTCGATGATGACAGCCCTGGTCAGCTCGCTGCTCGAAACCACCGCCGATCCCGGCGATCTCAGACTGGCCCGCATCGCAGCGATCAAGAAGTTCATGTGCAAGAACTTCAGAAACCCTGCCCTCACTGTTGACGAGGTCGTGGCTTACTCATTTCTGTCACGCCGAGCCCTTTACTACCTCTTCGAAGGCGAACGGCTCCAGGTCAGTGGACACATCCGCGCCCTGCGCACCATAGAAGCCCTGGAGCTCCTCGCCGAACCAACCGCCTGGAAACACTCCCTGATGGACGTAGCGGGCGCCAGCGGATTCACGAGCCTGCAAGCCATGCGCCGTGCCGTCAGGGAACTTACGGGTCTCTCGCTTAGTGATCCGCAGGAGAAGCCGGAACTCCTGCGGATTCGAGTCGCCGAGCTAAGGAAACTGACCGGGCTGTGA